In Pyxicephalus adspersus chromosome 12, UCB_Pads_2.0, whole genome shotgun sequence, a genomic segment contains:
- the G2E3 gene encoding G2/M phase-specific E3 ubiquitin-protein ligase codes for MSQPGIPPIDLPCMLCGRTENCIEKYGEKKTYPEHNLTLHYYCLLLSSGIWQRGEEHEGIYGFLVSDIKKELSRARRLRCYICRMLGASIGCVFPRCKRSYHYPCGLERQCIFQFMDSFRSYCWDHRPVQTFLGSEPSESSVCTICLEPVNHVPSYHVLRGPCCKTSWFHRDCLQYQALSAGLFFFRCTVCNNKELFQKEMLRMGINIPERDASWELEENAFQELLVRYQRCDVKKCKCQFGREYNESESKWEIVRCECCGSSGTHIACSSLRYVTQTWECSDCRRISCTPVKRPHPYSHNASDKTESEVGQPSPKCPRRSKTPRRSILKQIQMENRKISDILQELRSQIMNSKCTLRVNRKSLWKSSLSSFRKSTFSPCSTLHVTFTDDNQKASQQANVSLSQYFKLLLNDIENSDLFEGSARKNLSLNLNALQDNLYYEAGRMLAVALVHGGPAPGFLSQTLFSCLILDSHHVQPVLDDVADSNVLEAILTIQSCQRINKLKEATVRYFDYLQKTGTLHLVLNVSDKAILVKNMLSYHVIRRVQEPLESFKQGLQTLGVLEKIQTYPAAFWSILCMKPEKLTAKAMADLFTITHYADLDNIKFNAANLWKKYLQDTEDGTSAVSLEDILSFATGLDFIPAAGFEPQPSILFHYKQILPTARKNINCIEVSGLNSYRVFRKIMDKAICDALCKT; via the exons ATGAGCCAGCCTGGGATTCCACCCATTGACCTGC CCTGCATGCTTTGTGGAAGAACTGAAAACTGCATCGAGAAGTATGGAGAGAAAAAGACCTACCCGGAGCATAACTTAACATTGCACTATTACTGTCTG CTGCTTTCCAGTGGTATTTGGCAAAGAGGAGAGGAGCATGAAGGCATATATGGCTTCCTGGTTAGTGACATTAAGAAAGAACTGAGTAGAGCCAGAAGACTG AGATGCTATATATGTAGAATGCTGGGAGCTTCAATCGGCTGTGTGTTTCCTCGGTGTAAACGCAGCTACCACTATCCTTGTGGCCTGGAAAGGCAGTGTATATTCCAATTCATGGATAGCTTCAG ATCATACTGCTGGGATCATCGACCAGTTcaaacatttttaggaagtgAACCATCTGAATCTTCTGTCTGCACAATTTGCTTGGAACCAGTGAACCATGTTCCTTCTTACCATGTCTTAAGAGGACCATGTTGCAAGACTTCTTGGTTTCATAGAGACTGTTTGCAG TATCAAGCGCTAAGTgctggattattttttttccgCTGCACAGTTTGCAATAACAAGGAACTTTTTCAGAAAGAAATGCTACGGATGGGAATTAATATTCCAGAAAG AGATGCCTCATGGGAATTGGAGGAAAATGCCTTTCAGGAGCTGTTAGTCAGATATCAGCGTTGTgatgttaaaaaatgcaaatgccaATTTGGGCGAGAGTATAATGAATCTGAGAG caagTGGGAGATTGTGCGCTGCGAGTGCTGTGGTTCCAGTGGTACACATATTGCTTGCTCCTCCCTAAGATACGTTACTCAGACTTGGGAATGCTCAGACTGTCGGCGTATTAGCTGCACACCAG TAAAGAGACCCCATCCCTATTCTCATAATGCATCCgacaaaacagaaagtgaggttGGTCAGCCTTCACCAAAATGCCCCAGGCGATCAAAGACACCCAGGAGAAGTATTTTAAA GCAAATTCAaatggaaaacaggaaaatatcaGACATTTTACAAGAACTGAGATCTCAGATTATGAACTCCAAGTGTACACTACGGGTAAACAGAAAGTCTCTTTGGAAAAGTTCTCTTAGCAGTTTCCGCAAGAGCACCTTTTCCCCTTGTAGCACTCTACATGTAACATTCACAGATGACAACCAAAAGGCAAGCCAGCAAGCAAATGTGTCTCTTTCTCagtattttaaacttttgctGAATGATATTGAGAATTCTGATCTTTTTGAGGGATCTGCACGGAAGAACCTTTCTTTAAATTTGAATG CTCTGCAAGATAATTTGTACTATGAAGCTGGTAGAATGCTGGCAGTTGCTTTGGTGCACGGAGGACCTGCTCCAGGATTTCTTTCCCAAACACTATTTTCTTGCCTAATCCTGGATTCTCATCATGTTCAGCCAGTTTTAGATGATGTAGCAGATTCTAATGTCTTGGAAGCAATATTAACA ATTCAATCTTGCCAGAGGATTAATAAGTTGAAAGAGGCTACTGTGCGTTACTTTGACTACCTGCAGAAGACTGGCACATTACACCTTGTACTAAATGTTAGTGATAAAGCTATTCTGGTGAAGAACATGCTATCCTACCATGTCATTCGCAGAGTGCAGGAACCACTCGAAAG ctTTAAACAAGGGCTGCAGACACTGGGCGTCCTGGAGAAAATCCAAACTTATCCAGCTGCCTTTTGGAGCATCCTGTGCATGAAGCCTGAAAAACTAACTGCAAAAGCTATGGCCGATCTATTCACTATTACTCATTATGCAGACCTGGACAACATTAAGTTTAATGCTGCAAATCTTTGGAAGAAGTATCTGCAAGACACAGAAG ATGGAACCTCTGCTGTTTCCCTGGAAGACATTTTGAGCTTTGCAACGGGTTTGGATTTCATTCCTGCAGCTGGATTTGAGCCACAGCCATCTATTTTGTTTCATTACAAGCAAATCCTTCCCACAGCACGGAAAAACATAAATTGTATTGAGGTTTCAGGGTTGAACTCTTACCGCGTATTCAGAAAAATCATGGACAAGGCCATATGTGATGCACTGTGCAAAACATAG